The Paenibacillus tianjinensis genome has a window encoding:
- a CDS encoding GIY-YIG nuclease family protein, producing the protein MKKLDKYSNAQLIIIAKILGGIESSLTELSFISFYRDYQIKYYSKNFNRINFDFMCKNDEMDVRKLIISYILSIERNISEDLCDVILEYKNKTIPTKYDERYFDGFIMYYVYFKHFGIETIRIIARDRMQDECKNHKFRDTLFRQLSNCFFKSLCKVENRHLLREQKEKENIEEFRKELENIRRKSEYNNGIYKILNRINQKCYIGKSTYIESRWQIHKYQLRANKHHCKELQKEWNTFGEESFLFERVVEVPKSESLEEKEYEVWSYYKSKELLLNLHPPMSEFSALKLEAERLKTELKKYKLLEMNNV; encoded by the coding sequence GTGAAAAAATTAGATAAATACTCAAATGCGCAATTGATAATCATCGCTAAAATACTAGGAGGAATAGAGTCATCACTAACAGAGCTTTCGTTCATTAGCTTTTATAGAGATTATCAGATTAAGTACTATTCTAAAAACTTCAACAGAATAAATTTTGACTTTATGTGTAAAAACGATGAAATGGATGTTCGAAAATTAATAATAAGTTACATTTTAAGTATAGAGAGAAACATCTCAGAAGATTTATGTGATGTCATACTGGAGTATAAAAATAAAACTATTCCAACTAAATATGATGAAAGATATTTTGATGGATTTATAATGTATTATGTTTATTTTAAACACTTCGGTATCGAAACAATAAGAATAATTGCAAGAGATAGAATGCAGGACGAATGTAAAAATCATAAATTTAGAGATACTTTATTCAGACAGTTATCAAATTGCTTTTTCAAATCTTTGTGCAAAGTGGAAAATAGACATTTACTAAGAGAACAAAAGGAAAAAGAGAATATAGAGGAATTCAGAAAAGAACTTGAAAACATAAGACGTAAATCAGAGTATAATAACGGTATTTATAAAATATTAAACCGCATTAACCAAAAATGTTATATAGGTAAGTCCACATATATCGAATCTAGATGGCAAATACATAAATATCAACTTAGAGCAAATAAACATCACTGCAAAGAACTACAAAAAGAATGGAATACTTTTGGAGAAGAATCATTTCTATTCGAAAGAGTCGTGGAAGTACCTAAATCAGAGTCTTTAGAAGAAAAGGAATATGAAGTATGGAGTTATTATAAAAGCAAAGAATTATTATTGAATTTACATCCGCCCATGAGTGAATTTTCAGCGTTAAAATTAGAAGCTGAAAGACTAAAAACTGAATTAAAAAAATATAAACTTTTGGAGATGAATAATGTATGA
- a CDS encoding AP2 domain-containing protein, protein MINIKHLDQKKNRVGELSSNKYGSVMKITKYNSAIDVEVEFENGYMAKCYYYDFKNGGVFNPLDITSYGVGYFGIGEYNSSHHAYYVWKGMFKRCYDEKYLQKYETYRGCSVCEEWYDYQNFAKWYYENYYEIDTIATELDKDILQKGNKIYSPDTCVFTPKEINYLFVKRNKSRGKYPIGVYLHTDKDKYVAGFHSNGRSVYLGRYETVEEAFMVYKYHKEKVIKETADKYKDKIPNNLYEAMYKYIVEIND, encoded by the coding sequence ATGATTAATATAAAGCATTTAGACCAAAAGAAAAATAGAGTCGGTGAATTATCAAGCAACAAATATGGTAGTGTTATGAAAATAACTAAATATAATAGTGCTATAGATGTTGAAGTGGAATTTGAAAATGGGTATATGGCAAAATGTTATTATTATGATTTTAAAAATGGAGGAGTGTTTAATCCATTAGATATAACAAGCTATGGCGTTGGATACTTTGGAATTGGAGAATATAACTCATCTCACCATGCATACTACGTATGGAAAGGTATGTTTAAAAGATGTTATGATGAAAAATATTTACAAAAGTATGAAACCTATAGGGGTTGCTCTGTGTGTGAAGAATGGTATGATTATCAGAATTTTGCGAAGTGGTATTACGAAAACTACTATGAAATCGACACCATTGCCACAGAACTTGACAAAGATATACTACAAAAAGGAAATAAAATATACTCTCCAGACACATGTGTTTTTACTCCAAAAGAAATAAATTATTTGTTCGTTAAGAGAAATAAAAGTCGAGGAAAATATCCTATTGGAGTATATTTACATACTGATAAAGATAAGTATGTTGCTGGATTCCACAGTAATGGCAGATCAGTTTATTTAGGACGATATGAGACAGTAGAAGAAGCTTTTATGGTCTATAAATACCATAAAGAAAAAGTCATAAAAGAAACCGCTGATAAGTATAAAGATAAAATACCGAATAATTTATATGAAGCAATGTATAAATACATAGTAGAAATAAACGATTAA
- a CDS encoding DUF262 domain-containing protein, whose amino-acid sequence MKRVSPFNTNINQMVSMIDKGTIVFDNPYQRPSGQWKNVDESLLIHSVFAFFIPGATAIKEKRIINEKEVNVYSIADGKQRMTTLYKFKKDQLKLANIPPFVSDIDGEEYDISGMKYSELPEAAKNEFDSYVLNIYPVELEEGDDKDEISRELILRLNNGVKMSASHLALVAAKPETNAFVKDKIDNHKLFTTTAHFAEGSTIKSEPQMSVLQSLALVGNYECSSFGTADIKTLFINQTVSDKVFAEAIRAFDMISEALPEYTKFVTKVFIPVAVKLIVNNDFNDNLSDFLKYYVVNNSKNDQYRKHGTGGTTKKDSVMGRVNGLQKIYEEWLQKQ is encoded by the coding sequence ATGAAAAGAGTCAGCCCGTTCAATACAAATATTAATCAAATGGTCAGCATGATTGATAAAGGCACAATTGTTTTTGACAATCCGTATCAGCGGCCCAGCGGTCAATGGAAAAACGTTGATGAATCACTACTTATACATTCCGTTTTTGCCTTCTTTATTCCAGGAGCAACAGCCATCAAAGAGAAAAGAATAATCAATGAAAAGGAGGTGAATGTATATAGCATCGCTGACGGAAAGCAACGTATGACAACACTGTACAAATTTAAAAAGGATCAACTTAAATTAGCTAATATTCCTCCCTTTGTCTCTGACATTGATGGGGAAGAATATGATATTTCAGGAATGAAGTATTCTGAGTTACCAGAAGCCGCGAAAAACGAATTTGACTCATATGTGTTAAATATCTATCCGGTTGAATTAGAAGAAGGAGATGACAAAGATGAAATTTCACGCGAGTTAATTTTAAGGCTAAATAATGGTGTGAAAATGAGTGCATCTCACCTTGCTTTAGTTGCAGCTAAACCAGAAACAAATGCATTTGTAAAAGACAAAATTGACAATCATAAATTATTTACAACTACAGCTCACTTTGCTGAAGGTAGCACTATCAAGTCGGAACCTCAAATGTCTGTTCTTCAATCACTTGCACTTGTCGGGAATTATGAATGCAGTTCTTTTGGTACAGCGGATATAAAAACGCTTTTCATTAATCAAACTGTAAGTGATAAGGTATTTGCGGAAGCAATTAGGGCGTTTGACATGATTAGTGAAGCACTGCCCGAATACACAAAATTTGTGACAAAAGTATTCATCCCTGTAGCGGTGAAATTAATTGTAAATAACGATTTCAATGATAATTTATCTGATTTTTTGAAATACTATGTTGTTAATAATTCCAAAAATGATCAATACAGAAAACACGGAACCGGAGGCACAACTAAAAAAGATAGTGTTATGGGGCGCGTTAATGGTCTGCAAAAGATTTATGAAGAATGGTTGCAAAAACAGTAA
- a CDS encoding helix-turn-helix domain-containing protein, translating into MNVKDSELNLDDERILSAAEACDKWGIENSTLRKAIDRFPKGTIRKFGKQWVVTKYGMDKVFGNKND; encoded by the coding sequence TTGAATGTAAAAGACAGCGAGTTAAACCTTGACGATGAAAGAATATTGTCTGCTGCTGAAGCTTGTGATAAGTGGGGAATTGAAAACTCTACACTAAGAAAAGCTATAGACAGATTCCCAAAAGGAACGATACGCAAATTTGGTAAGCAGTGGGTTGTTACTAAGTACGGAATGGATAAAGTGTTCGGAAATAAAAATGACTGA
- a CDS encoding DNA cytosine methyltransferase yields MKKLKVAELFAGIGAWSKALEKLNIDHEVVEAIEFDEKTMHSYNLIHNSDFKSKDITLINPSEFPDHDLLFYSPPCQAFSVAGKQEGFDDSKGRGMLFFEALKVIQAKKPKYAIMENVKGLTQKKFQFEFETMLQLLEQEGYNNYWKVLNAADYGIAHHRERVFIVSIRKDIEQNFMFPGKENEFTSLSDLLEPHVDEKYYLSEVACLRLNTIDKRAKDKGLGFKNIFVNIHINDNGEFYEQESQLFLNLDANFFKGPDGKRTMINVIPDSISQSEYSGLRMPTPLECLRLMGFEDKDYFKLKLNNISNSQIYKMSGNSIVVNVVEKILKQLIPQYIKSSEALSIHN; encoded by the coding sequence ATTAAGAAATTAAAAGTTGCTGAATTATTCGCTGGAATCGGTGCATGGAGCAAAGCGTTAGAGAAGTTAAACATCGATCATGAAGTTGTTGAGGCAATTGAGTTTGATGAAAAGACAATGCATAGTTACAATCTAATTCATAATTCTGATTTTAAAAGTAAAGATATTACATTAATTAATCCGAGTGAATTTCCAGATCATGACCTCCTTTTCTATTCTCCTCCATGCCAAGCTTTCTCAGTAGCGGGAAAACAAGAAGGTTTTGATGACTCTAAGGGAAGAGGAATGCTGTTCTTTGAGGCACTAAAAGTTATCCAAGCAAAGAAACCAAAATACGCAATCATGGAAAATGTGAAGGGGTTGACTCAAAAAAAGTTTCAGTTTGAATTTGAGACTATGCTCCAATTGCTCGAACAAGAAGGATACAATAATTATTGGAAAGTTTTAAATGCTGCTGATTATGGAATAGCTCATCATAGAGAAAGAGTATTTATCGTAAGCATAAGAAAAGACATAGAACAAAATTTTATGTTTCCTGGAAAAGAGAATGAATTCACATCGCTATCCGATTTGCTTGAGCCTCATGTAGATGAGAAGTATTATTTATCTGAAGTTGCTTGTCTAAGATTGAACACAATTGATAAAAGAGCAAAGGATAAAGGTTTGGGCTTTAAGAATATATTCGTAAACATACATATTAACGACAATGGAGAATTTTATGAGCAAGAAAGTCAATTGTTTTTAAATTTGGACGCTAACTTTTTTAAAGGCCCAGATGGGAAGAGAACAATGATTAACGTTATACCAGATTCTATTTCTCAATCTGAGTATTCTGGTTTGAGGATGCCAACGCCTCTTGAATGTTTAAGATTAATGGGTTTTGAGGATAAAGATTATTTTAAGTTAAAATTAAATAACATTTCAAATAGCCAAATATATAAAATGTCAGGAAATAGTATTGTCGTTAATGTGGTTGAGAAGATTTTAAAACAATTAATCCCACAATACATAAAAAGCAGTGAAGCTTTATCCATACATAATTAA
- a CDS encoding LPD29 domain-containing protein, which produces MTKTMTATTAAAIKKELKTTFPNVKFSVRKSAGGGSINVKWENLPSVNAVNAIVKKYENVSYDHHSGEVLSGGNTFVFATAEYTPEFKKEVESRMNEFALNNHTHYYRGFIEVVNQMWEEKNAATAVEVDTVEEIQTEGFEPVTATEEAQQKVELSENNEAITQNCELQVSVTLNNELNGIEVRFDPKPEPEVIAQLKSNGFRWSKRGFWYAKQSDKTIAFANSLVSTDSHPEATQEDVTPYTYPEIIIDDLELYTVSDDLQSRLNSASMFEVNYQKECISTFQSIQSEAVKIIESTSVESIQYQVKKYLQSFKKRYYEQYLKTLRHKANNPSWMVTGRGGLNVNKYNKMQDRYGNMISKLSELSEEFERKLNQFNNAIRKQEQEAIKRTVSDSVSSDSAPVHFTSETKVMTLLGLTKRLRTYNAGYYTITKIWGRFRIFDNNGEEIDANLKGTSTLEDAKNYVTYLIRSQAVNQAV; this is translated from the coding sequence ATGACAAAAACAATGACAGCAACTACAGCAGCCGCAATTAAAAAAGAACTGAAAACAACTTTCCCAAATGTTAAATTTTCGGTTCGCAAATCTGCTGGCGGTGGTTCGATTAATGTCAAATGGGAAAACCTTCCGAGTGTTAACGCTGTTAATGCAATTGTAAAGAAATATGAAAACGTCTCATATGATCATCATTCTGGCGAAGTTTTGAGCGGAGGAAATACTTTTGTGTTTGCAACGGCTGAATATACACCAGAATTTAAAAAAGAAGTTGAAAGCAGAATGAACGAATTTGCATTAAACAATCATACTCATTATTATAGAGGATTTATCGAAGTAGTTAATCAAATGTGGGAAGAGAAAAATGCCGCAACAGCGGTTGAGGTTGATACTGTCGAAGAAATTCAAACAGAAGGATTCGAACCTGTGACAGCAACAGAAGAAGCGCAACAAAAAGTTGAACTTAGCGAAAATAACGAAGCAATAACGCAAAACTGTGAATTGCAGGTTTCGGTTACGCTTAACAACGAATTGAACGGTATTGAAGTACGTTTTGACCCTAAACCTGAGCCAGAAGTAATTGCACAGCTCAAGTCTAACGGTTTTCGCTGGTCTAAACGTGGATTCTGGTATGCCAAACAATCAGATAAAACTATTGCTTTCGCTAATTCTTTAGTATCCACTGACAGCCATCCAGAAGCCACACAAGAAGACGTAACGCCTTACACATATCCAGAAATCATTATTGATGACCTGGAACTATACACCGTTTCAGACGACCTACAAAGCCGTTTAAATTCGGCTAGTATGTTCGAGGTTAATTATCAAAAGGAATGCATTAGCACATTTCAATCAATCCAATCAGAAGCAGTAAAAATAATTGAGTCAACTAGTGTAGAATCAATTCAGTATCAAGTTAAAAAGTACCTGCAATCATTCAAGAAACGGTACTATGAGCAATATCTTAAAACACTTAGACACAAGGCTAACAATCCTAGTTGGATGGTGACGGGCAGAGGTGGCCTGAATGTTAACAAATATAATAAAATGCAGGACAGATATGGAAACATGATTTCTAAACTTTCTGAATTGTCGGAAGAATTCGAACGCAAATTAAACCAGTTTAATAATGCCATTCGCAAACAAGAACAAGAAGCAATTAAACGGACTGTGAGCGATTCTGTAAGCTCCGATAGTGCACCAGTACATTTTACTTCCGAGACGAAAGTTATGACCTTATTGGGGCTTACAAAGCGCCTCAGAACGTATAATGCAGGATACTATACTATTACAAAAATTTGGGGACGTTTTAGAATATTTGATAATAATGGCGAAGAAATTGATGCTAATTTAAAAGGAACAAGCACGTTAGAAGATGCTAAGAATTATGTAACATATCTCATACGTTCACAGGCTGTTAATCAAGCCGTTTGA
- a CDS encoding LPD25 domain-containing protein, whose protein sequence is MSIQTQSSIYLATSNLIGLKVFGNWGSAGWDYGIIINEYSDSYGKDIVIEWENGDTKQIDVKEVIVIEQQTDIHNVGYYIDLTGEYLSNETPVTESTNTPVAIPVQSITFKWSEASHIIADNTTVSTFTETNSLIHSVASDMYRHNEEGYTKTSFTITWADGYTHEGRIDITPSLINKYNPIGEHVKNFYESIAGLRKPSHWSEEQYKGYLLSVYKMDEAKTEEVKTMLNTYLFEDIAPSDQTCQDNDIIRELAANIPAPSERSSGASETVPEPEVFFLYSGTFPSYSDAYNHAIQNNITTSMILSNKANISYHQLMDLESAYTTNKRNMSLQDATAYYNHLVTIPYSSDSEERINALNRLIERHSNKQSAADKREAETIELIHKFESLQTKLYSLGVTKKDLGDCGSYYTKYFYNGECIYTYFSGSHVSKLYSDLLTVYDKYFKSESSYSA, encoded by the coding sequence ATGTCAATTCAAACTCAATCATCTATCTATCTCGCCACATCCAACCTTATCGGCCTTAAAGTATTCGGGAATTGGGGTTCTGCTGGATGGGATTATGGTATTATCATTAATGAATATTCTGACTCTTACGGAAAAGACATTGTTATTGAATGGGAGAATGGTGACACGAAGCAGATTGACGTAAAGGAAGTTATTGTAATTGAACAGCAAACAGATATTCACAATGTAGGCTACTACATTGATCTAACAGGCGAATATCTGAGCAATGAAACTCCTGTTACTGAATCCACTAATACACCTGTTGCAATTCCAGTCCAATCCATTACATTTAAATGGTCAGAAGCTTCCCATATCATCGCTGACAATACTACAGTTTCCACCTTCACAGAAACTAACTCACTAATCCATTCCGTTGCATCTGACATGTATCGTCATAATGAAGAAGGATACACAAAAACATCTTTCACTATCACATGGGCTGATGGTTACACTCATGAAGGCCGTATAGACATCACTCCTTCGCTTATTAATAAATATAATCCAATTGGTGAACATGTTAAAAATTTCTATGAATCTATTGCAGGACTTCGCAAGCCTTCTCACTGGTCAGAAGAACAATATAAGGGTTATCTCTTGTCTGTTTATAAAATGGATGAAGCTAAAACAGAAGAGGTTAAAACTATGCTTAATACTTATCTGTTTGAGGATATCGCTCCATCAGATCAAACTTGCCAGGATAACGATATCATTAGAGAGTTAGCAGCTAACATCCCAGCACCTTCTGAACGTTCTTCCGGAGCCTCTGAGACCGTTCCAGAACCAGAAGTATTCTTCTTATACTCTGGCACCTTCCCGAGTTATTCAGACGCCTATAATCACGCTATTCAGAACAATATAACAACGTCTATGATCCTGTCTAATAAAGCTAACATATCTTATCATCAATTAATGGATCTGGAATCAGCCTACACAACCAATAAACGTAACATGTCATTGCAGGACGCTACAGCCTATTATAATCACCTTGTTACTATTCCTTATTCCTCAGACTCAGAAGAACGTATAAACGCTTTAAACAGGCTCATAGAACGTCACAGCAACAAACAATCAGCAGCAGATAAGAGAGAGGCCGAAACAATAGAATTGATTCATAAATTTGAATCCTTGCAAACTAAACTTTACTCACTTGGAGTCACTAAAAAGGATCTCGGTGATTGCGGTTCATATTACACTAAATACTTTTATAACGGTGAATGTATTTATACTTATTTCAGCGGTTCCCATGTTTCAAAACTATACAGCGACTTATTAACCGTTTATGATAAATATTTTAAAAGTGAATCATCTTATTCAGCCTAA
- a CDS encoding LPD29 domain-containing protein codes for MTKVSSVSAELKKELKSTFPGVKFSVRSSSYSTGSSISVEWNNLPTVAAVEAITNKYSHINRCEVTHEILSGGNTYISTFVDYTPEFIEQVEALMSEASKEIKGSRFYNSSFSKVVDQIWKEQNAPVTPATEEVITESAVNEIPDQTEAAEEPTNSNATLMGQINTIQGVSTKETNMFNLHELHIDGVHVGYTRLTNNKIEILSHINYAVSTAKQIFVTFDELHNVIDQYRKKGIIYYNLAHKPSHSVTPNTIHIPELGHFSGSWVVSGVKDGSVIGEFYERSNIEKFNPEACLIETALQYLQRINKSIKEWSSISI; via the coding sequence ATGACTAAAGTATCTTCAGTATCCGCAGAACTTAAAAAGGAACTTAAATCAACTTTTCCTGGTGTTAAATTTTCCGTTCGTTCTTCATCTTATAGCACTGGTTCATCGATTAGTGTAGAATGGAACAACTTGCCTACGGTCGCAGCAGTTGAGGCCATCACTAATAAATACTCTCACATTAACCGTTGTGAAGTTACTCACGAGATCCTCAGCGGAGGGAATACCTATATTTCTACTTTTGTGGATTATACTCCTGAATTTATTGAGCAGGTGGAAGCGCTCATGAGTGAAGCAAGTAAGGAAATTAAGGGTAGCCGTTTTTATAATTCAAGCTTCAGCAAAGTTGTTGATCAAATTTGGAAAGAACAGAATGCTCCAGTAACTCCGGCGACTGAAGAAGTTATTACAGAATCAGCAGTTAACGAGATACCGGATCAAACAGAAGCAGCAGAGGAGCCAACAAACAGCAATGCAACTTTAATGGGCCAGATCAACACAATTCAAGGTGTAAGCACTAAAGAAACAAATATGTTTAACTTGCACGAGTTGCACATTGATGGCGTTCATGTTGGATATACTAGATTAACAAATAATAAAATAGAAATCCTTTCACATATTAATTATGCAGTTAGCACTGCTAAACAAATCTTTGTAACCTTCGACGAGCTTCACAACGTTATTGATCAATACAGAAAGAAAGGTATTATTTATTACAATCTCGCTCATAAACCTTCCCATTCGGTTACGCCTAATACTATCCACATTCCAGAATTAGGCCATTTTTCCGGTTCATGGGTTGTCAGCGGAGTTAAAGACGGATCTGTCATTGGTGAATTCTATGAACGTTCAAATATTGAAAAGTTTAACCCTGAAGCATGTCTTATTGAAACAGCATTACAATATTTGCAACGTATTAATAAGAGTATTAAAGAATGGAGCAGTATATCAATTTAA
- the recD2 gene encoding SF1B family DNA helicase RecD2, with amino-acid sequence MNPIIELKLIPVRKLFYGNDFGVYACESKSPDVEYNAFDNFVINGGMQELSLGTEYIASIQFKEHKKHGRGYEVHSIRQELPTTIEGQHAFLRTILSESQCEPLIKAFPTQDIIEMIKSNTLDYKRIKGIGDKKFSKIREKVIKNIDIQEALVELSKYGVSYTIVQKLLARYNNSPTLVVQKVKLNPYILCDEVNGLGFDKVDKYALKTGIEIDSPYRIESAIYYMLKKAEQDGNCWSNKKEIIQLAAGMLSLSEEAIIEFMNNDNLKSAYIDDSKIALKKTYAQEKKICDKISQLVRSENIFKVDNIENKIKLVENEQGFQFTDEQRQAIYDSIDSNVMIISGKAGCGKTALLKGIIKILSDYTYDTCAFSGKAAQRITESTGLKSQTIHRILQFNPKIGEFTCNENSPIPVQSVYLDEGSMTPTSLFYHLSIAVANGHKLIILGDVGQLSAIGCGRPFIDLIESGVIKVCELTKVHRQAMKSGILLAANEVREGKQIIKSGDYEPKVIGELKDLYLYPKETSQQIFEHIIHLCKNNKDRFDLMEFQVVVMLKKKGIISANNLNIELQKIFNDKDERGLKRGDFVFKTGDKVIKNGNDYDNGVFNGTLGKIVEIDYDEDTLSIEFIGIDDIVTYKRDQLLQIDLAYALTGHRVQGSQFKQGIFALDYAAYKLLNRQGVYTGMTRFSEMCVMIFELKALIKAIRTNDTNKRNTFLKDMLIEEFNK; translated from the coding sequence TTGAATCCTATTATTGAGTTGAAGTTGATACCAGTAAGAAAATTGTTTTATGGGAATGATTTTGGTGTTTATGCTTGTGAATCAAAGTCACCAGATGTTGAATATAACGCCTTTGATAATTTTGTTATAAATGGTGGAATGCAAGAACTTTCATTAGGCACAGAATATATCGCTTCAATTCAATTTAAAGAACATAAGAAACATGGAAGGGGTTATGAGGTTCATAGTATTCGTCAGGAGCTACCAACCACTATTGAGGGACAACACGCCTTTTTAAGAACTATTCTAAGTGAATCTCAGTGCGAACCACTTATAAAAGCATTCCCTACTCAGGATATTATTGAAATGATCAAGAGCAACACTCTAGATTACAAAAGAATTAAGGGTATAGGAGATAAGAAATTCAGCAAGATCAGAGAGAAGGTCATTAAAAATATTGATATTCAAGAAGCACTTGTTGAGTTATCTAAGTATGGAGTTTCCTATACAATAGTTCAGAAATTATTGGCGAGATACAATAATTCCCCAACTCTGGTGGTTCAAAAGGTAAAGCTTAACCCCTATATTTTATGCGACGAGGTTAATGGATTGGGGTTTGATAAAGTTGATAAGTACGCATTAAAAACTGGAATAGAGATTGATTCACCATATCGAATTGAATCTGCAATATATTACATGCTTAAAAAAGCAGAGCAAGATGGTAACTGCTGGTCAAATAAAAAAGAGATCATTCAACTAGCCGCTGGTATGTTGTCGTTATCAGAAGAAGCGATTATTGAATTTATGAATAATGATAATTTAAAATCTGCATACATAGATGATAGTAAGATCGCACTAAAAAAGACATACGCTCAAGAAAAGAAAATATGTGATAAAATTTCACAGTTAGTAAGAAGTGAAAATATATTCAAAGTAGATAATATTGAAAATAAAATCAAGTTAGTTGAGAACGAACAAGGATTTCAATTTACAGATGAACAAAGACAGGCAATATATGATAGCATAGATAGCAATGTAATGATTATTTCCGGTAAAGCAGGATGCGGCAAGACCGCACTGTTAAAAGGAATCATTAAAATATTGAGTGATTATACATATGATACATGCGCATTTTCTGGTAAGGCAGCACAACGAATTACTGAATCAACTGGACTAAAATCACAAACCATACATCGGATACTCCAGTTTAATCCAAAGATCGGTGAATTTACATGCAATGAAAATAGTCCAATTCCAGTACAATCTGTCTACCTGGATGAAGGAAGTATGACTCCAACAAGTTTGTTTTACCATTTATCTATAGCAGTTGCAAATGGACATAAGTTGATAATTCTAGGTGACGTAGGTCAATTATCTGCTATTGGATGTGGTCGCCCATTTATAGACCTGATTGAAAGCGGAGTTATTAAAGTGTGCGAATTAACTAAGGTTCATAGACAAGCAATGAAGTCTGGAATATTGTTAGCAGCTAATGAAGTCAGAGAAGGGAAACAGATCATTAAAAGTGGAGATTATGAACCAAAAGTTATTGGAGAATTAAAGGATTTGTATTTGTATCCTAAAGAAACTAGTCAACAAATTTTCGAGCATATTATCCATTTGTGTAAAAATAATAAAGACAGATTTGACTTGATGGAATTCCAAGTTGTCGTGATGCTTAAGAAAAAGGGTATTATTAGCGCAAATAATTTGAATATTGAACTTCAAAAGATATTCAATGACAAAGATGAACGGGGATTGAAGAGAGGCGACTTTGTTTTTAAGACCGGAGACAAAGTTATCAAGAACGGCAATGACTATGATAATGGGGTCTTCAATGGAACACTTGGCAAGATCGTTGAGATTGACTATGATGAAGATACTTTAAGCATTGAATTTATTGGAATTGATGACATTGTGACATATAAGCGAGATCAACTATTACAAATTGATTTAGCTTATGCGCTTACCGGGCATCGCGTTCAAGGAAGCCAGTTTAAACAAGGAATATTTGCCTTGGATTATGCAGCGTATAAATTATTGAATAGACAGGGTGTATATACTGGCATGACTCGATTTTCAGAGATGTGTGTGATGATCTTTGAGTTGAAGGCATTGATTAAGGCAATTAGAACGAATGATACTAATAAGAGAAACACATTTTTGAAAGATATGTTGATTGAGGAGTTTAATAAATGA